A single genomic interval of Metasolibacillus fluoroglycofenilyticus harbors:
- a CDS encoding YaiI/YqxD family protein: protein MQLLIDADACPVIDLALSVSSQYKIKPILFCDTSHRIERDNVITIIVPKGPDSVDFKLVNTLSKNDIVITGDYGLAAMCLAKGAFVVDHNGREMTAENIDQLLAFRYESAKFRRAGGRTKGPKKRTEENNIAFKKIFQQICERAEKLKGETNNNA from the coding sequence ATTCAATTATTAATTGATGCGGATGCATGCCCAGTTATTGATTTGGCGCTATCTGTTTCATCTCAATATAAGATAAAACCAATCTTGTTTTGCGATACTTCCCATCGCATTGAACGTGATAATGTTATAACAATTATTGTGCCAAAGGGACCCGATTCAGTTGATTTTAAGCTAGTGAATACGCTTTCGAAAAATGATATTGTGATTACAGGTGATTACGGCCTAGCAGCAATGTGTTTAGCAAAAGGTGCTTTTGTAGTTGACCATAATGGAAGAGAAATGACAGCAGAAAATATAGACCAGTTGCTAGCTTTTCGTTATGAAAGTGCAAAATTTAGGCGAGCAGGTGGAAGAACAAAAGGACCGAAAAAGCGTACAGAGGAAAACAATATTGCCTTCAAAAAAATTTTTCAACAAATTTGTGAACGCGCCGAAAAATTGAAAGGAGAAACGAATAATAATGCATAA